The segment AGCGAAAGGATGGTACGATGCGGGAGATTATAATAAATATATTGTGAACAGCGGGATAACGATGGGCACCTTGTTGTCATTATATGAGGATTTTCCTCAATATATTGATACCATAAATCTGAATATTCCAGAGAGCGGAAACACAATTCCGGATCTGCTGGATGAAACCCTCCACAATCTTAGGTGGATGATGACCATGCAGGATGAAGACGGCGGAGTTTACCATAAATTGACCACTGCTGAATTTGAGGGAGCGGTGAAGCCTGAAGAGGCGGTTAATCAACGTTGGGTTGTGCAGAAAGGAACCGCTGCTACCCTGGATTTTGCAGCAGTTACTGCACAGGCCTCCAGGATATTTCAAGAATATCAGAAAGAATTACCCGGATTAGCAGACTCTTTGCTGGTGATGAGCAAAAAAGCTTATACCTGGGCCAAAGAAAATCCGGAAGTTGCTTATATCCAAAAGAATCTAAAAGAACTTACTATAAACACAGGCGCCTATGGAGATGGTAAATTTGCCGACGAATTTCAATGGGCTGCAATAGAATTATTTGTTACCACCGGAGATGAGAAGTTCTATAAGGATTCTGATATTGAAAAAGACGCTGTCGAAGCCTTTGGCATTCCATCCTGGCCAAATGTAAATACTCTTGCACTATATACTTTGGTAAGGAACAGAAATAAACTTAAGACAAATAGTATAGTTAATATTTCCTCCATTGAGAGTAAAGTAATTGAGATGGCAGAGGAACTGGTAGAACATTCTAAAGAATCTGCATACGCTACCCCAATGGGTGACAAATCATCAAATTTTGTATGGGGAAGTAATTCCGTAGCCGGAAATCAGGGTGTGTTGCTTATAAATGCTTACCTGCTTACGGGAGACGAAAAATATTTAAATGCGGCTAACCATAATCTGGATTACCTATTAGGAAGAAATGCCACGGGTTTTTCCTTTTTAACCGGGTTTGGCAAGAAATCA is part of the Antarcticibacterium sp. 1MA-6-2 genome and harbors:
- a CDS encoding glycoside hydrolase family 9 protein — encoded protein: MNSGITMGTLLSLYEDFPQYIDTINLNIPESGNTIPDLLDETLHNLRWMMTMQDEDGGVYHKLTTAEFEGAVKPEEAVNQRWVVQKGTAATLDFAAVTAQASRIFQEYQKELPGLADSLLVMSKKAYTWAKENPEVAYIQKNLKELTINTGAYGDGKFADEFQWAAIELFVTTGDEKFYKDSDIEKDAVEAFGIPSWPNVNTLALYTLVRNRNKLKTNSIVNISSIESKVIEMAEELVEHSKESAYATPMGDKSSNFVWGSNSVAGNQGVLLINAYLLTGDEKYLNAANHNLDYLLGRNATGFSFLTGFGKKSTKDPHHRPSESDDQEDPVPGLLAYGPNPGQQDKAYCEGKYTDAHKYPATSYIDDRCSYASNEIAINWNAPFAYLANGIEALRNKK